One segment of Candidatus Fermentibacter sp. DNA contains the following:
- the rnpA gene encoding ribonuclease P protein component, with product MPGAAGTGSTSSPSGRPVLAAPGRLTGKPEFERVFRQGFRFRGAAVRIVCLGNTLGITRLGFSVSRKMGCAAERNLFRRRIREALRQRIATPPGLDIVVYPAVKLSETTRREMEADLIAFADSLRLRGER from the coding sequence ATGCCAGGCGCCGCAGGAACAGGAAGCACCTCGTCCCCTAGTGGACGACCTGTCCTAGCCGCCCCCGGGAGGCTCACCGGCAAACCCGAATTCGAGAGGGTGTTCAGGCAGGGCTTCCGGTTCAGGGGCGCGGCGGTGAGGATAGTCTGTCTCGGAAACACCCTGGGCATCACACGCCTGGGGTTTTCCGTATCCAGGAAGATGGGATGCGCAGCGGAGAGGAACCTCTTCAGACGCCGGATCAGGGAGGCGCTGCGTCAGCGGATCGCGACGCCGCCGGGCCTGGATATCGTCGTGTACCCCGCGGTGAAGCTCTCGGAGACTACGCGAAGAGAGATGGAAGCGGATCTCATTGCATTCGCGGACTCTCTCCGGCTGCGAGGGGAACGCTGA
- the yidD gene encoding membrane protein insertion efficiency factor YidD, with amino-acid sequence MLPPGCRFTPSCSLYALIAVERFGFLKGSVMSAWRILRCNPFTPGGFDPVPGGPEDE; translated from the coding sequence ATGCTCCCCCCGGGCTGCCGGTTCACGCCTTCGTGCAGCCTGTACGCCCTGATCGCGGTGGAGAGGTTCGGCTTCCTGAAGGGAAGCGTGATGTCCGCCTGGAGGATACTCAGGTGCAATCCTTTCACGCCCGGCGGTTTCGATCCAGTCCCCGGAGGTCCCGAAGATGAGTGA
- a CDS encoding 50S ribosome-binding GTPase, protein MPGEVIAALATPPGDSALALLRMSGEGCAAIVEELLDLEEGRLSGMRRAVAPIPGAAQGAEAVAFSWPAGRSYTGEEMVDVVCPGAREIVDGLLAGMLSRGARPSLPGEFTRHAYLSGRLSPLEVIGLASLWRRGSEDGRAGGALEDLGARLAESLERSAELIEAAVEFPDEIDEHRLHMDECLEETLHRARLFREGAERAEGPVRVFLAGPVNSGKSTLFNRLAGAERAVVSDEAGTTRDGASCITLVGGRRVELFDTPGFRGGEMRGADAEALRIALGMIGSGDVVVWMSPGSSEEPGRGLAEAAGRIVRVASRCDEVGGEWLPVSSVTGEGIDELGKAIAGARPGGLLTTIAGSIEARIDEASGALSGRELALAAESVAEALRELNCCMDRGGGVGIAVERALGRMCVGK, encoded by the coding sequence TTGCCCGGAGAGGTGATAGCCGCCCTGGCCACCCCCCCGGGGGATTCCGCGCTGGCGCTGTTGAGGATGAGCGGCGAAGGCTGTGCGGCGATCGTCGAGGAGCTGCTCGATCTGGAAGAGGGCAGGCTCTCGGGGATGCGGAGGGCCGTCGCCCCGATTCCGGGTGCAGCGCAGGGCGCGGAAGCCGTGGCTTTCTCGTGGCCCGCCGGAAGGAGCTACACCGGCGAGGAAATGGTCGACGTCGTCTGCCCGGGAGCCCGGGAGATCGTCGACGGCCTGCTGGCGGGCATGCTCTCGCGGGGAGCGAGACCGTCGCTGCCCGGCGAGTTCACGAGGCATGCATATCTTTCCGGCAGGCTCTCCCCGCTCGAAGTGATCGGGCTCGCATCCCTCTGGAGGAGAGGCAGCGAAGACGGCCGGGCGGGAGGCGCGCTCGAGGATCTGGGCGCGCGCCTGGCGGAATCCCTCGAACGATCGGCGGAGCTGATCGAAGCCGCCGTCGAGTTCCCCGACGAAATCGACGAACACCGGCTCCACATGGATGAGTGCCTGGAGGAGACGCTGCACAGGGCACGCCTGTTCCGGGAGGGCGCGGAAAGAGCCGAGGGACCGGTGAGGGTTTTTCTGGCAGGCCCGGTCAACTCCGGAAAGTCGACGCTCTTCAACAGGCTGGCGGGCGCCGAGAGAGCGGTGGTGTCCGACGAGGCGGGGACCACACGGGACGGAGCCTCGTGCATCACCCTGGTCGGCGGAAGGCGGGTGGAGCTGTTCGATACCCCCGGATTCAGGGGTGGAGAGATGAGGGGGGCGGATGCGGAGGCTCTCCGGATCGCCCTCGGGATGATAGGCAGCGGGGACGTGGTGGTCTGGATGAGCCCGGGTTCGAGTGAGGAGCCGGGGCGGGGCCTCGCGGAAGCCGCGGGCAGGATAGTCAGGGTTGCCAGCAGATGCGACGAGGTCGGGGGAGAATGGCTTCCGGTCAGCTCGGTCACAGGAGAGGGGATCGACGAGCTCGGGAAGGCGATCGCCGGTGCCAGGCCCGGAGGCCTGCTCACCACGATCGCTGGCTCGATCGAAGCGAGGATCGATGAGGCATCGGGGGCATTGTCGGGCCGGGAGCTCGCTCTGGCGGCGGAGAGCGTTGCAGAAGCGCTGAGGGAACTGAACTGCTGCATGGACAGGGGAGGGGGAGTCGGGATAGCGGTGGAGCGTGCCCTGGGCAGGATGTGCGTGGGGAAATGA
- a CDS encoding YidC/Oxa1 family insertase periplasmic-domain containing protein: protein MSDQQRLLLAAVLMSLVLVAGWMLGSSRRQAPVAPELPDPVPTSQTIETVEDSIPDSTSAQTPGDSSAARIDVPTERLVNVSIPDGHGGILVDAVLSTNGGAVVSWVMPSWRNLTDGADGPIELVNEPWFEALGPAGPVGFECGCPAAVVASGDVEITMTAEGGRERTYTFHPGSYVFEITDTGADAFTVAQGAIPVTETVTDPSRYFSAAWFAEKSRSKKPGSLDEELALGRVLWAAARSRYFTVLMMPCDGSRRDGYAFSSDPVQSPRVTLEGGDIRVYAGPVDYGRLHALGSRTDNLVDFGWPIIRWIGKLIYLFLTTVLSFASNWGVRIVILSVVMKLALMPLSIHSSRSMKRMQSMQPLVIELQKKYANDPMRQRQELSKLYKENGVNPLGGCLPLILQMPIFFALYRVLENSVNLRGAGFVLWITDLSRPEILIPFGTSVLGMPGIGLLPVLMGAAMFYQQKTSMTDPSQKSMAYIMPVMMTWFFMKFPAGLSLYWFVNNILSIAEQKLVPKAKAAPAVQAVERRAK from the coding sequence ATGAGTGACCAGCAGAGACTCCTCCTTGCAGCCGTGCTGATGTCCCTTGTGCTGGTGGCGGGATGGATGCTGGGCTCCTCGAGACGGCAGGCCCCTGTGGCGCCGGAACTGCCGGACCCGGTTCCGACATCCCAGACGATCGAGACCGTGGAGGATTCGATCCCGGACTCGACGTCCGCGCAGACCCCCGGGGATTCTTCCGCAGCGCGGATCGATGTGCCCACGGAGCGCCTCGTGAACGTATCCATCCCCGACGGGCACGGAGGGATCCTGGTGGATGCCGTGCTCTCGACGAACGGGGGGGCGGTTGTCTCGTGGGTCATGCCGTCATGGCGCAACCTCACGGATGGAGCCGACGGGCCGATCGAACTGGTGAACGAACCCTGGTTCGAGGCTCTGGGGCCGGCCGGACCCGTGGGGTTCGAGTGCGGATGCCCCGCTGCCGTCGTCGCATCGGGTGACGTAGAGATAACGATGACGGCGGAGGGCGGCCGGGAGCGCACATACACGTTCCATCCCGGGAGCTACGTCTTCGAGATCACGGACACCGGAGCGGACGCGTTCACCGTCGCGCAGGGAGCCATCCCCGTGACCGAGACCGTCACCGATCCTTCGAGGTATTTCAGCGCGGCATGGTTCGCCGAGAAGAGCAGGTCGAAGAAGCCCGGCAGCCTCGACGAGGAGCTGGCGCTCGGCAGGGTGCTCTGGGCGGCCGCGAGGTCGAGGTACTTCACCGTGCTGATGATGCCCTGCGATGGGTCGCGCAGGGACGGGTACGCGTTCTCGAGCGATCCGGTCCAGTCTCCGAGGGTCACGCTGGAGGGCGGCGACATCAGGGTATATGCCGGCCCGGTGGACTACGGGAGGCTGCACGCACTCGGATCGCGCACGGACAACCTCGTCGACTTCGGATGGCCGATCATCAGGTGGATAGGGAAGCTGATCTATCTCTTCCTCACCACAGTGCTGTCGTTCGCGTCGAACTGGGGCGTGCGCATCGTGATCCTGTCGGTCGTGATGAAGCTGGCCCTCATGCCGCTCTCGATCCACAGCAGCCGGTCGATGAAGAGGATGCAGTCGATGCAGCCCCTGGTGATCGAGCTGCAGAAGAAGTACGCGAACGATCCCATGCGCCAGAGGCAGGAGCTGTCGAAGCTCTACAAGGAGAACGGGGTGAACCCCCTGGGAGGCTGCCTGCCCCTCATACTCCAGATGCCGATCTTCTTCGCCCTGTACCGTGTGCTCGAGAACTCGGTGAACCTGCGGGGAGCCGGATTCGTCCTCTGGATCACCGACCTGTCCAGGCCCGAGATCCTGATCCCGTTCGGGACCAGCGTACTGGGCATGCCCGGGATCGGTCTGCTCCCCGTGCTGATGGGCGCGGCGATGTTCTACCAGCAGAAGACGTCCATGACCGACCCGTCGCAGAAGAGCATGGCATACATCATGCCCGTGATGATGACGTGGTTCTTCATGAAGTTCCCGGCCGGGCTCTCCCTCTACTGGTTCGTGAACAACATCCTGTCGATCGCGGAACAGAAGCTCGTGCCGAAGGCGAAGGCCGCACCCGCCGTACAGGCGGTGGAGAGGCGCGCGAAGTGA